Genomic segment of Candidatus Neomarinimicrobiota bacterium:
TTCCCGATTACCATGTAATGCTTCAAATCTGTTTCCAGGTGGAATCCGTAGTTCTGGAAGCTGAACAACAGAGTCTAGCTGGTCAAGTTTTCGTACAGCAACTTTCCTAAGATTTACAGGGAGTCTTTTCCGAGCAAGCTTAGAATTAATACCATTGAAGATATCCTCAGTCGCTTTGTCTGTAAATGAACGTATCATCAATATAAGTATAGCACGGATGTCATGTTATGGCAAGTAATTTCAGAGTCTGCCCAACGCCCCAGGCTTAACCTGCTTCGCAGCAGATTATCCTTTTGTAAAAATACTGTATCCCTGTAAGTCATTTTAGTCAAGCAAGCCCTTTGTGTGAGTCAGGTTGAAGCCTTTGTTAGCAGGGAGATTCTTATTCCAAATCCTCAATATGTTTGTTCAGCCACTCAAGTAAGTGTTCAAAGTTAAAACGCCTACTATTGAACAGCTTGTCGAAAAAAGTAAAAGCTTCTTCATTGTCACAATTGATTTGATATCCGTTCATCCTCAGAAAAATATCAGTAACAAAGAATGACACACGTTTATTGCCGTCAATGAATGGATGATTTTGGGATAGACTTTCCATCAAAG
This window contains:
- a CDS encoding type II toxin-antitoxin system death-on-curing family toxin, with protein sequence MSSYPTVEEILAIHTYLIQEFGGKSGVRDQGAIESALGRLTSGYYSNINEEAAALMESLSQNHPFIDGNKRVSFFVTDIFLRMNGYQINCDNEEAFTFFDKLFNSRRFNFEHLLEWLNKHIEDLE
- a CDS encoding type II toxin-antitoxin system RelE/ParE family toxin; this encodes MIRSFTDKATEDIFNGINSKLARKRLPVNLRKVAVRKLDQLDSVVQLPELRIPPGNRFEALHGNREGQYSIRINNQYRICFSWTELDPIDVEVTDYH